The following are encoded in a window of Bradyrhizobium sp. WBOS07 genomic DNA:
- a CDS encoding ribose-phosphate pyrophosphokinase, whose product MDSSWMPRTALARSDRLSLFALSGSTALGERIATSLGCSLAAHEERSFEDGEHKVRPLDTVAGRDIYVVHSLHGGPVESPNDKLCRLLFLIGALKDAGATSVTAVTPYLCYARKDRRTKENDPVTIRYLASLFEAVGTDRVVTLDVHNEAAYENAFRCPSVALTTALLLIDKIRSIAGDRPISVVSPDLGGGKRADLLREALEKTLQRPIGKAFVEKHRSSGRVSGDLFAGDVTDAFCVVVDDLISSGGTLVRAAKAARAHGARNVIACVAHGLFMPGAETALADPSIDRIIATDTVPPFRLPAGPVLAKLEVISAAPLLAEAIRRLHQNESLADLLMYQA is encoded by the coding sequence ATGGATAGTAGCTGGATGCCGCGCACCGCATTGGCGCGGAGCGATCGGTTAAGCCTGTTCGCCCTTAGCGGAAGCACCGCGCTGGGCGAGCGCATCGCGACGTCGTTGGGCTGCTCGCTGGCTGCTCACGAAGAGCGCAGCTTTGAAGACGGCGAACACAAAGTCCGTCCGCTCGATACGGTGGCCGGCCGCGACATCTACGTCGTTCACAGTCTTCACGGTGGGCCCGTCGAGAGCCCGAATGACAAGCTTTGCCGCCTGCTGTTCTTGATCGGCGCACTGAAAGACGCGGGTGCTACAAGCGTGACCGCGGTCACGCCATATCTGTGCTATGCGCGAAAGGACCGCCGAACCAAGGAAAATGATCCCGTGACCATCCGCTATCTGGCGTCTCTGTTCGAGGCCGTCGGTACGGACAGGGTCGTGACGCTGGACGTGCACAACGAAGCTGCTTACGAGAACGCCTTTCGCTGTCCTTCCGTTGCACTCACGACGGCGCTGCTGCTGATCGACAAGATCAGGTCGATCGCGGGCGACAGGCCAATCAGCGTCGTGTCGCCGGATCTGGGCGGTGGAAAGCGAGCCGATCTGCTGCGCGAAGCTCTTGAGAAGACGTTGCAGAGGCCGATCGGAAAGGCCTTCGTCGAGAAGCATCGTAGCTCGGGCCGGGTGTCCGGCGACCTGTTTGCCGGTGATGTGACTGATGCATTCTGCGTCGTGGTCGACGACCTGATCAGCAGCGGCGGAACCCTGGTCCGTGCGGCAAAGGCGGCGCGGGCGCACGGCGCAAGAAATGTCATTGCCTGCGTTGCCCACGGCCTTTTCATGCCAGGGGCCGAGACCGCACTTGCGGATCCGTCGATTGATCGCATCATCGCCACAGACACCGTTCCGCCCTTCAGGCTTCCTGCGGGGCCCGTGCTTGCCAAGCTCGAGGTGATCTCGGCGGCTCCGCTGCTGGCCGAAGCCATCAGACGGCTGCATCAGAACGAATCCCTGGCTGATCTCTTGATGTATCAGGCTTGA
- a CDS encoding universal stress protein, with the protein MTNIMVATDGSDGARRAIDVAAKLAKALACNLLIVTVADRLLEEEARRLPHNGATAGDLLEALTGQTLKAAEARACEIGPPRIEVRTCWGDVTQSLIDLAAQTSSTMIVVGRRGRGQLTGLLLGSVSQKLVSLAPCAVVVVP; encoded by the coding sequence ATGACGAACATCATGGTGGCGACGGACGGATCGGACGGCGCGCGCCGCGCGATCGATGTGGCGGCGAAACTTGCCAAGGCGTTGGCATGCAATCTTCTAATCGTAACAGTTGCTGATCGGCTTTTGGAAGAAGAGGCTCGGCGACTTCCGCACAACGGAGCCACCGCCGGTGACCTCTTGGAGGCCTTGACGGGGCAGACCCTCAAGGCCGCGGAGGCTCGTGCGTGCGAAATCGGCCCGCCCCGGATTGAGGTTCGGACGTGTTGGGGTGACGTCACCCAATCCCTGATCGATCTGGCGGCACAGACGTCGAGCACGATGATCGTCGTGGGTCGGCGCGGACGCGGCCAATTGACCGGCCTGTTGCTCGGCAGCGTTTCCCAAAAGCTCGTCAGTCTCGCTCCCTGCGCCGTGGTTGTTGTCCCCTAG
- a CDS encoding YbhB/YbcL family Raf kinase inhibitor-like protein — protein sequence MQLRSSAFADRSAIPRRFTCDGENLSPPLQWSDAPEGTRSFVLLCDDPDAPAGTWHHWAVYGISPDQSGLVDNAAQNTRLKQATNDFRKVGYGGPCPPPGHGVHHYRFRLLALSTDHLRVPANASCVDVEREARKLALAEATLTGTYHR from the coding sequence ATGCAGCTCCGGTCCAGCGCCTTCGCCGACCGATCGGCTATTCCGCGGCGCTTCACCTGCGACGGCGAAAACCTGTCCCCGCCCCTGCAATGGTCCGATGCGCCCGAGGGAACCCGCAGTTTCGTGCTGCTCTGCGATGATCCCGACGCGCCCGCCGGCACTTGGCACCATTGGGCGGTCTACGGTATTTCGCCTGACCAAAGCGGCCTCGTGGACAACGCAGCTCAGAACACGAGGCTGAAGCAGGCCACCAACGATTTCCGGAAGGTTGGCTATGGCGGGCCATGTCCGCCGCCCGGCCACGGCGTCCACCATTATCGCTTTCGGCTCCTTGCCCTCTCCACGGACCATCTTCGTGTCCCGGCGAATGCATCATGCGTCGACGTCGAACGCGAGGCGCGCAAGCTCGCCCTTGCCGAAGCCACTCTCACCGGCACGTATCACAGATAA
- a CDS encoding HPF/RaiA family ribosome-associated protein — MQAAIEGHIAELERRYGRATAGRIIVRGPGDRHKTGGQYQVSIRLALPEGREVNVGRTPKEDERYADLTFAVDDAFKRARRQLQDQVREMQGQTKLHKGEPLGTIVRIDPSGEFGFLEGTDGQEIYFNCNSVVEGRAHIAVGSQVSFVEEPGEKGPQASTVKVLGKHSLRA, encoded by the coding sequence GTGCAGGCTGCGATTGAGGGGCACATCGCCGAGCTGGAAAGGCGCTACGGTCGAGCCACCGCGGGCCGCATCATCGTGAGAGGCCCCGGTGATCGTCACAAGACGGGTGGTCAATACCAGGTCAGCATCCGCCTGGCCCTTCCCGAAGGGCGCGAAGTCAATGTCGGACGGACGCCCAAGGAGGATGAAAGGTACGCCGATCTGACCTTTGCGGTGGACGATGCCTTCAAGCGCGCGCGCCGGCAGCTGCAGGACCAAGTGCGCGAGATGCAAGGCCAGACCAAGCTCCATAAAGGAGAGCCGCTCGGCACAATCGTGCGTATCGACCCAAGTGGCGAGTTCGGCTTCCTGGAAGGGACCGATGGCCAGGAGATCTATTTCAACTGCAACAGTGTCGTGGAAGGTCGCGCGCACATCGCCGTCGGATCGCAAGTCAGCTTTGTTGAGGAGCCCGGAGAGAAAGGGCCACAGGCCAGCACGGTCAAGGTTCTGGGCAAGCACAGCTTGCGGGCGTAG
- a CDS encoding phosphoribosyltransferase, producing the protein MLFQDRDDAGRQLATALVKYKSRRPVILALPRGGVPVAAQVADRLQAPLDLVLVRKIGAPMQPELAMGAVVDGEQPVIVRNRDIIDFTGVSEETFDAICKEELVEIDRRRERYLGNRARSEVKGQVAIIVDDGIATGATTLAAIQALQKREPKELILAVPVAPLDTLQRLHGEVDAIVCLDTPRDFGAIGYYYRDFSQVSDDEVIAILKRFPARATAAPAS; encoded by the coding sequence ATGCTGTTTCAAGACAGAGACGATGCCGGCCGTCAGTTGGCCACAGCTTTGGTGAAGTACAAGAGCCGCCGTCCCGTGATCCTGGCTCTGCCACGCGGTGGAGTGCCGGTGGCGGCGCAGGTCGCCGATCGGTTGCAGGCGCCCCTCGATTTGGTCCTGGTGCGCAAGATCGGCGCGCCCATGCAGCCCGAACTTGCTATGGGTGCGGTTGTGGACGGGGAACAGCCTGTGATCGTTCGCAACCGGGACATCATCGATTTCACCGGCGTGAGCGAGGAGACGTTCGACGCCATCTGCAAGGAGGAGCTTGTCGAGATCGACAGGCGCCGGGAACGTTATCTCGGCAATCGCGCCCGCTCTGAGGTCAAAGGACAGGTCGCGATCATCGTCGACGATGGCATTGCGACGGGTGCGACAACCCTCGCAGCGATTCAGGCACTGCAAAAACGGGAGCCAAAGGAACTGATCCTGGCCGTACCGGTGGCCCCCCTCGACACGCTGCAGAGGCTGCACGGAGAAGTCGACGCAATCGTTTGCCTGGATACGCCGCGGGATTTTGGCGCGATCGGCTATTACTACCGTGATTTCAGCCAGGTCAGCGATGACGAGGTCATCGCCATCCTGAAGCGGTTCCCGGCAAGGGCGACGGCGGCACCGGCTTCATGA
- a CDS encoding dienelactone hydrolase family protein: MLTLPDNPRGLVAFAHGSGSSRFSVRNIAVAQELNARRFATLLFDLLTPQEEHDRANVFNVGMLGKRLVAAVDWLQGLKPAVACLPIGLFGASTGAAAALIAAAQLPDRIAAVVSRGGRPDLAGEALPHVRAPTLLIVGGADVGVIELNEEARSWLGGLTALEIIPGATHLFPEPGAMDAVIEHASRWFERYLQAPTSVRAAS, translated from the coding sequence ATGCTGACGCTGCCGGACAATCCCCGTGGCCTGGTTGCGTTTGCCCATGGCAGCGGTTCGAGCCGATTCAGCGTCCGGAATATCGCGGTCGCGCAGGAGCTGAACGCACGCCGCTTCGCGACGCTGCTGTTTGATCTTCTCACGCCGCAGGAGGAGCATGACCGCGCCAACGTCTTCAATGTCGGAATGCTTGGAAAACGGCTGGTCGCGGCCGTCGACTGGCTTCAAGGCCTTAAACCTGCGGTTGCCTGCCTCCCCATCGGATTGTTCGGCGCCAGTACCGGCGCGGCGGCCGCCCTCATCGCGGCGGCTCAATTGCCTGACCGAATTGCCGCAGTGGTCTCACGTGGCGGACGTCCGGATTTGGCCGGCGAAGCCCTGCCCCACGTCCGCGCGCCGACCCTGTTGATCGTCGGCGGCGCCGATGTTGGCGTGATCGAGCTCAATGAGGAGGCGCGCAGCTGGCTTGGCGGGCTGACGGCGCTGGAAATCATTCCCGGTGCAACGCATCTGTTTCCCGAGCCGGGCGCCATGGACGCCGTCATCGAGCATGCCAGCCGATGGTTTGAGCGATATCTGCAGGCGCCGACGTCAGTCCGTGCCGCGAGCTAG
- a CDS encoding nicotinate phosphoribosyltransferase, with amino-acid sequence MDSSPSALLTDLYQLNMLQAYLETGQTGTAVFEFFVRKLPPQRSFLVAAGLEQAVEFLQGLRFSDDELSWLVRSGRFSARLIDYLAAFHFSGDVHAMPEGTVFFANEPILRVTAPLPEAQLLETRLINVLHFQSLIASKAARMALLAPDKLLVDFGLRRAHGAEAGLLAARASYIAGFAGTATVLAEKCFGIPAYGTMAHAFIQAFDDETAAFEAFARARPKDLVLLIDTYDTEAAARKVVTLAPRLRALGIEIRAVRIDSGDLVALSKSVRRILDEGGLKDVTIFVSGGIEEETLLSFAREAAPIDGIGIGTSLATSSDVPALDCAYKLQEYAGVARRKRSSGKATWPGRKQVWRRYDADGRMALDVLSTEDDVQEGETLIVPVLQAGRLVAHRPSLQDIRAYARTQLQRLPRGFESLRSGPSYPVQVAAPLQQLAAAVDLRTR; translated from the coding sequence ATGGATTCATCACCTAGCGCGCTCCTGACCGATCTGTATCAGTTGAACATGCTGCAGGCCTATCTGGAGACGGGCCAGACCGGGACTGCAGTCTTCGAATTCTTCGTCCGCAAGCTTCCGCCACAGCGCAGTTTCCTGGTGGCGGCCGGGCTTGAGCAGGCGGTGGAGTTCCTGCAAGGATTGCGCTTTTCCGATGACGAACTGAGCTGGCTTGTCCGTAGCGGCAGGTTCAGCGCGCGCCTGATCGACTATCTGGCTGCCTTTCATTTCAGCGGCGATGTTCATGCCATGCCCGAGGGCACGGTATTCTTCGCCAACGAACCGATCCTTCGCGTCACAGCGCCGTTGCCCGAAGCCCAGCTTTTAGAAACCCGCTTGATCAATGTGCTGCATTTCCAATCATTGATCGCGTCCAAGGCGGCCCGCATGGCTCTGCTCGCACCGGACAAGCTGCTGGTTGATTTCGGGTTGCGCCGAGCCCATGGTGCCGAAGCGGGCCTTCTGGCTGCCCGGGCCAGCTATATCGCGGGCTTTGCCGGAACTGCCACCGTTCTCGCGGAAAAATGCTTCGGGATTCCCGCCTACGGCACGATGGCACACGCGTTCATCCAGGCGTTCGACGACGAGACGGCCGCTTTCGAAGCGTTTGCACGGGCGCGGCCGAAGGACCTCGTGCTGTTGATTGACACATACGACACCGAGGCGGCGGCCAGGAAGGTCGTGACATTGGCCCCGCGCCTGCGGGCACTCGGAATAGAGATCCGCGCCGTGCGGATCGACAGCGGGGATCTGGTGGCGCTCTCGAAAAGCGTGCGGCGGATCCTTGACGAGGGCGGCCTGAAGGATGTGACCATCTTCGTCAGCGGTGGCATTGAGGAGGAAACGTTGTTGTCCTTTGCCCGCGAGGCGGCCCCGATCGATGGCATCGGGATCGGCACGAGCCTGGCAACGTCGTCCGATGTGCCGGCTCTCGATTGCGCCTACAAGCTGCAGGAATACGCGGGCGTGGCGCGGCGGAAGCGTTCGTCCGGCAAGGCGACATGGCCCGGTCGCAAGCAGGTGTGGCGCCGTTACGATGCCGACGGCCGTATGGCGCTGGACGTGCTGTCGACAGAGGACGACGTTCAGGAAGGGGAGACCCTGATCGTCCCTGTTCTGCAAGCGGGGCGCCTGGTCGCGCATCGGCCATCGCTCCAGGATATCCGCGCCTACGCCCGGACGCAGTTGCAGCGATTGCCGAGGGGCTTTGAAAGCCTTCGAAGCGGTCCGTCCTATCCGGTCCAGGTGGCGGCCCCGCTTCAGCAATTGGCAGCCGCTGTCGATCTGAGAACCAGGTAG
- a CDS encoding DUF2950 domain-containing protein, producing the protein MISLKSLRRAVLPGMLMLALLGSRAEAQQSYKTPEDAAAALAAAVKSGPRDILKVLGRAAEDIVFSGDEIADNDIRQRFTSIYDTKHGIKAEGNKSATLILGPDDFPFPIPLVNTKAGWEFDTDEGRIEVLRRRIGRNELDAIQTALAFVDAQNEYADKDRGEGVGVYAQRIVSSPGKKDGLFWRDDSDPSPLGALAAQASREGYKAGEGMTPYHGYYFRILKAQGPDAPGGAMNYVVKGKMIGGFALIAWPAEYGNSGVMTFLVNHAGVVYQKDLGTRTDFVAKRLTLFDPDQTWKKVDAAKP; encoded by the coding sequence ATGATCAGTCTGAAATCGCTTCGGCGCGCGGTGTTGCCGGGCATGCTCATGCTTGCGCTGCTTGGCTCGAGGGCGGAGGCCCAGCAATCCTACAAGACGCCGGAGGACGCGGCCGCAGCACTTGCCGCCGCGGTCAAGAGCGGGCCTCGCGATATCCTGAAAGTGCTCGGCAGGGCAGCCGAGGATATCGTCTTCTCCGGCGACGAGATCGCCGACAACGATATCCGCCAACGTTTCACCTCGATATACGACACCAAGCACGGCATCAAGGCTGAGGGCAACAAGAGCGCGACACTCATCTTGGGACCCGACGATTTTCCGTTCCCGATCCCGCTCGTCAACACCAAGGCTGGTTGGGAATTCGATACCGACGAGGGACGCATCGAGGTGCTTCGCCGTCGCATTGGACGTAACGAGCTCGACGCAATCCAGACCGCGCTCGCGTTCGTCGACGCGCAGAACGAATATGCAGACAAGGACCGCGGCGAGGGGGTCGGCGTCTATGCACAGCGCATCGTCTCCTCGCCCGGCAAGAAAGATGGCTTGTTCTGGCGCGACGACAGCGACCCGAGCCCGCTCGGAGCACTGGCCGCGCAGGCCTCGAGGGAGGGCTACAAAGCCGGCGAGGGTATGACGCCCTATCACGGCTATTACTTCCGCATTCTCAAGGCGCAGGGACCAGATGCCCCCGGCGGCGCCATGAACTACGTTGTCAAAGGCAAGATGATCGGCGGCTTCGCGCTGATTGCCTGGCCGGCCGAGTACGGCAATTCCGGCGTGATGACCTTCCTGGTCAACCATGCCGGCGTGGTCTACCAGAAGGATCTCGGCACACGCACCGACTTCGTGGCCAAGCGCCTCACGCTGTTTGATCCCGACCAGACCTGGAAGAAGGTCGATGCCGCGAAGCCGTGA
- a CDS encoding flavin reductase family protein, which yields MVFRQRALSKVYQLIEPGPVVLLITASRGHPNVMTMSWHMMVEFEPPLIACIVSEANFSFAALRATGEAVIAVPPRNLADTVARIGNCSGRNRDKFKRFGLTALPATLVGAPLIKECFCNLECRVTDTSMVPRYNLFVLEVLRAWIDPARKNAKTLHHRGYGSFTVDGATIKTRSKMR from the coding sequence ATGGTCTTTCGCCAACGCGCGCTTTCAAAGGTCTACCAGCTGATCGAGCCGGGCCCTGTCGTTCTGCTGATAACGGCCAGCCGCGGGCATCCCAACGTCATGACCATGTCCTGGCACATGATGGTGGAGTTCGAACCGCCGCTCATTGCTTGCATCGTCAGCGAAGCCAATTTCAGCTTCGCCGCTCTCCGCGCAACTGGAGAAGCCGTGATCGCGGTTCCGCCGCGCAACCTGGCTGACACGGTCGCCAGGATAGGCAATTGCTCGGGCCGCAACCGCGACAAGTTCAAGCGCTTCGGACTCACTGCACTCCCGGCGACCCTGGTCGGCGCGCCCTTGATCAAGGAATGCTTCTGCAATCTCGAATGTCGCGTGACGGACACGAGCATGGTCCCGCGCTACAATCTGTTCGTTCTCGAGGTCCTGCGCGCATGGATCGACCCTGCCCGGAAGAACGCCAAGACGCTTCATCACCGCGGATATGGCTCCTTCACGGTCGACGGCGCGACGATCAAGACGAGGTCAAAGATGAGATAA
- a CDS encoding DUF2267 domain-containing protein, whose amino-acid sequence MSTSTGVTALDHSVQETNVWLKAIDEQLALENRHQAYNALRAVLHALRDRMPPEVAVKLGAQLPIVVRGFYYEGWHMAATPTRERHIEEFEAHVARELPPQFPVSALAAARAVYEVLWEKLDPGEFEKLMSHLPAPLRNLQG is encoded by the coding sequence ATGAGCACGTCCACGGGTGTGACTGCGTTGGATCATTCGGTCCAGGAAACGAACGTTTGGCTCAAGGCCATCGACGAGCAGCTGGCCCTGGAGAACCGTCATCAAGCCTACAATGCATTGCGTGCCGTCCTGCATGCGTTGCGTGATCGCATGCCGCCGGAGGTCGCCGTCAAGCTCGGGGCGCAGCTGCCGATCGTGGTGCGCGGCTTCTACTACGAAGGCTGGCATATGGCGGCAACGCCGACAAGGGAACGGCATATCGAGGAGTTTGAGGCACATGTCGCCAGGGAGCTTCCGCCGCAGTTCCCAGTGAGTGCGCTCGCCGCAGCCCGCGCCGTTTACGAAGTACTGTGGGAAAAGCTCGATCCCGGCGAATTCGAGAAGTTGATGTCCCATCTTCCGGCGCCGCTCAGAAACCTCCAGGGCTGA